GCCGCTAGAGCCAGAGCGCAAGTCGAGTCGTTCTTCGCCGAGCGCGGCCTGAGGCTCGAGGTCCACGCGACGGCCTACCCCGGCCACGCTCATGAGCTCACCGCCGCCCTGCCCCAGAGCGCTTGCGTCTTGGCGCTCGGCGGCGACGGCAC
The nucleotide sequence above comes from Deinococcota bacterium. Encoded proteins:
- a CDS encoding acylglycerol kinase family protein yields the protein MGQPYHLIVNPVAGRGFAARARAQVESFFAERGLRLEVHATAYPGHAHELTAALPQSACVLALGGDGT